Proteins from a single region of Antechinus flavipes isolate AdamAnt ecotype Samford, QLD, Australia chromosome 2, AdamAnt_v2, whole genome shotgun sequence:
- the SERTAD2 gene encoding SERTA domain-containing protein 2 isoform X1: MKSKRRNTLQRLILGTSPEDIGGTELISSELYMLGKGGKRKFDEHEDGLEGKVVSPTDGPSKVSYTLQRQTIFNISLMKLYNHRPLTEPSLQKTVLINNMLRRIQEELKQEGSLRPVFITTSQPADTLGDDYREAQPAFSHLASSPAHSADLVNTTSLESCLTPASLLEDDTFCTSQAVQPNGPTKLPPPTVQPEKDSFSSALDEIEELCPTPTSTEAVAAAVATIDSSKGNCSESNVQKPEGLPESRTTDSKLMDALPGNFEITTSTGFLTDLTLDDILFADIDTSMYDFDPCTSATGAASKMAPVSADDLLKTLAPYSSQPVAPNQPFKMDLTELDHIMEVLVGS, encoded by the coding sequence ATATATGTTGGGTAAAGGAGGAAAACGGAAGTTTGATGAGCATGAAGATGGGCTGGAAGGCAAAGTTGTGTCTCCTACTGATGGTCCATCTAAGGTGTCCTACACCTTACAGCGCCAGACTATCTTCAACATTTCCCTTATGAAACTCTATAACCACAGGCCACTGACAGAGCCAAGCCTGCAGAAGACAGTTTTAATTAACAACATGTTGAGGCGGATTCAGGAGGAACTCAAACAGGAAGGCAGCTTGAGACCTGTGTTCATCACCACTTCTCAGCCAGCTGACACGCTGGGGGACGATTACCGGGAGGCCCAGCCCGCCTTTAGCCATCTCGCCTCCTCCCCGGCCCACTCCGCCGACTTGGTAAACACTACATCGTTAGAATCTTGCCTCACCCCGGCCTCTCTGCTGGAGGACGATACTTTTTGCACTTCTCAGGCCGTCCAACCCAACGGTCCCACGAAACTTCCACCACCAACCGTCCAACCAGAAAAGGACAGCTTCTCCTCAGCCTTGGACGAAATCGAGGAGCTCTGTCCAACACCTACCTCCACTGAGGCAGTAGCAGCGGCAGTAGCAACGATCGACAGCTCTAAAGGAAACTGCAGCGAGTCTAACGTTCAAAAACCCGAGGGACTCCCAGAGAGCCGAACGACCGACTCAAAACTCATGGACGCTCTACCTGGAAACTTTGAGATAACAACTTCCACGGGTTTTCTGACAGACTTGACCTTGGATGACATTCTGTTTGCTGACATAGACACGTCAATGTATGACTTTGACCCCTGCACTTCTGCTACAGGGGCAGCCTCTAAAATGGCTCCTGTTTCTGCAGATGACCTCCTTAAGACTTTAGCTCCCTATAGTAGTCAACCAGTTGCCCCAAATCAGCCTTTCAAAATGGACCTTACAGAACTGGATCACATAATGGAGGTGCTTGTCGGGTCATAA
- the SERTAD2 gene encoding SERTA domain-containing protein 2 isoform X2, which translates to MLGKGGKRKFDEHEDGLEGKVVSPTDGPSKVSYTLQRQTIFNISLMKLYNHRPLTEPSLQKTVLINNMLRRIQEELKQEGSLRPVFITTSQPADTLGDDYREAQPAFSHLASSPAHSADLVNTTSLESCLTPASLLEDDTFCTSQAVQPNGPTKLPPPTVQPEKDSFSSALDEIEELCPTPTSTEAVAAAVATIDSSKGNCSESNVQKPEGLPESRTTDSKLMDALPGNFEITTSTGFLTDLTLDDILFADIDTSMYDFDPCTSATGAASKMAPVSADDLLKTLAPYSSQPVAPNQPFKMDLTELDHIMEVLVGS; encoded by the coding sequence ATGTTGGGTAAAGGAGGAAAACGGAAGTTTGATGAGCATGAAGATGGGCTGGAAGGCAAAGTTGTGTCTCCTACTGATGGTCCATCTAAGGTGTCCTACACCTTACAGCGCCAGACTATCTTCAACATTTCCCTTATGAAACTCTATAACCACAGGCCACTGACAGAGCCAAGCCTGCAGAAGACAGTTTTAATTAACAACATGTTGAGGCGGATTCAGGAGGAACTCAAACAGGAAGGCAGCTTGAGACCTGTGTTCATCACCACTTCTCAGCCAGCTGACACGCTGGGGGACGATTACCGGGAGGCCCAGCCCGCCTTTAGCCATCTCGCCTCCTCCCCGGCCCACTCCGCCGACTTGGTAAACACTACATCGTTAGAATCTTGCCTCACCCCGGCCTCTCTGCTGGAGGACGATACTTTTTGCACTTCTCAGGCCGTCCAACCCAACGGTCCCACGAAACTTCCACCACCAACCGTCCAACCAGAAAAGGACAGCTTCTCCTCAGCCTTGGACGAAATCGAGGAGCTCTGTCCAACACCTACCTCCACTGAGGCAGTAGCAGCGGCAGTAGCAACGATCGACAGCTCTAAAGGAAACTGCAGCGAGTCTAACGTTCAAAAACCCGAGGGACTCCCAGAGAGCCGAACGACCGACTCAAAACTCATGGACGCTCTACCTGGAAACTTTGAGATAACAACTTCCACGGGTTTTCTGACAGACTTGACCTTGGATGACATTCTGTTTGCTGACATAGACACGTCAATGTATGACTTTGACCCCTGCACTTCTGCTACAGGGGCAGCCTCTAAAATGGCTCCTGTTTCTGCAGATGACCTCCTTAAGACTTTAGCTCCCTATAGTAGTCAACCAGTTGCCCCAAATCAGCCTTTCAAAATGGACCTTACAGAACTGGATCACATAATGGAGGTGCTTGTCGGGTCATAA